The proteins below are encoded in one region of Bacteroidota bacterium:
- a CDS encoding N-acetylmuramoyl-L-alanine amidase produces MRKNLYKLIMVFPLLATLSLKAQIPGDLPQLLADKAICIDPGHGGYGSDDRKTDIGYGLTYWESEGNFNTANYLYANLEALGCDVSITRITNEYDADDAGYTYGDPSIADRVAFSEEMEADFFHSVHTNGVDNNPSINYHLMLYASLDKDHRKTAQFPLAKEMADIMSVDLPKVVYTTSAKVYADLDFQPTWSSGYGILNGSSVPAVISEASFHSNPEEGRRLHSDMYQQAMAMQMMKSHLKLLGTSGSINYGEIKGIVESAAPEDLNGVTVKASKDDTLVREVTTDNGYNGYYFMGWMEPGDYKLEFSKDGSVLKTETVTVVKMEDIVEQLSIPIQVTINNILSNLDGSINFDWEPLRGNYVGYRIYYSEDPALQNWKLALDEDKLTESVSGYTCKTSDFINSPSNTTLFFKIVGVNKNDTEELEGPTSKVFSTFSNESGLNILLVDGFDRMTGTNSGGRHTLTAKYTSGLSNISIIGTVSSVDNSSIISGSVIMNDYELVIWISGEESTADETFSSAEQIKVKDYLENGGNFIVSGAEIGWDLDHTSSSHTPTAADMAFYSDYLKAEYKSDGGATYGTSDGIEGTIFEGLSIAFNNADGWEIKYPDGIAPAGGAEKLMDFSNGDGYSSAIGYKGTFGTSSADGGLIYYSFPLGAAVQSDNELLLNKSFEYFYGDLMAIDDWTAINLSTYPNPASDKLTITGLENKEAYQIELFSTVGSLVYSKYVTIKSGEHNINTSGLESGVYILRISNQNGSVSTKILKN; encoded by the coding sequence ATGAGAAAGAATTTATATAAGCTAATAATGGTATTTCCCCTATTGGCTACACTTTCATTAAAAGCACAAATACCGGGTGATTTACCGCAATTATTGGCCGACAAAGCTATTTGTATCGATCCGGGGCATGGCGGGTACGGAAGTGATGACCGTAAGACAGATATAGGATACGGTCTTACATATTGGGAGTCCGAAGGAAATTTCAATACAGCGAACTACCTGTATGCTAATTTAGAAGCTCTTGGATGCGATGTAAGTATTACGCGGATTACAAACGAATATGATGCAGATGACGCCGGGTATACCTATGGAGATCCCTCAATAGCAGATAGGGTAGCCTTCAGCGAGGAAATGGAGGCTGATTTTTTTCATTCTGTACATACAAATGGAGTAGATAATAACCCAAGTATTAACTATCATTTAATGCTTTACGCATCACTTGACAAAGACCATAGAAAAACAGCTCAGTTTCCCTTGGCTAAAGAAATGGCTGATATTATGAGTGTTGATTTGCCAAAGGTAGTATATACAACTTCAGCAAAAGTATATGCCGATTTGGATTTTCAGCCTACCTGGAGCTCAGGATATGGAATACTGAATGGGTCGTCAGTTCCTGCCGTAATATCTGAAGCATCTTTTCACTCTAATCCTGAAGAAGGGAGAAGACTTCACAGCGACATGTATCAACAGGCAATGGCAATGCAGATGATGAAGTCACACCTAAAACTATTAGGAACCTCAGGATCTATAAACTATGGAGAAATTAAAGGTATCGTTGAATCAGCTGCCCCCGAAGATCTCAATGGAGTAACAGTTAAAGCATCCAAAGATGACACTTTAGTTAGGGAGGTTACAACTGATAACGGATACAATGGTTATTACTTTATGGGCTGGATGGAGCCGGGAGATTATAAGCTTGAGTTTTCTAAAGATGGAAGTGTTTTGAAAACAGAAACAGTTACCGTAGTAAAAATGGAGGATATTGTTGAGCAATTATCAATTCCAATTCAGGTGACCATCAATAATATACTAAGCAATTTAGACGGTTCCATTAACTTCGACTGGGAACCTCTAAGAGGTAACTACGTGGGATACAGAATTTATTATAGCGAAGATCCTGCCCTTCAAAATTGGAAATTAGCCTTGGATGAAGATAAATTAACCGAATCAGTTTCAGGTTATACTTGCAAGACTAGTGATTTTATTAACTCACCTTCAAATACAACATTGTTCTTTAAAATTGTTGGAGTGAATAAAAATGACACAGAAGAGCTTGAAGGTCCAACATCTAAAGTATTCTCTACATTTTCAAATGAAAGTGGTCTTAATATTCTTCTTGTTGATGGTTTCGACAGAATGACAGGTACTAATTCAGGGGGAAGACATACTTTGACAGCAAAATATACAAGTGGACTTTCCAATATAAGTATTATAGGTACAGTTTCCTCTGTTGATAATAGCAGTATTATTTCCGGAAGTGTAATCATGAATGATTACGAGCTTGTAATCTGGATCTCAGGAGAAGAATCTACAGCCGATGAAACATTCTCTTCAGCCGAACAGATAAAAGTGAAAGATTATCTGGAAAACGGTGGTAATTTTATTGTATCAGGTGCTGAAATAGGATGGGATTTAGACCATACCAGTTCCAGTCATACACCTACAGCTGCAGATATGGCATTTTATTCTGATTATTTAAAAGCCGAATACAAATCGGACGGAGGTGCTACTTATGGCACTTCTGATGGTATTGAAGGAACAATTTTTGAGGGATTAAGTATCGCTTTTAATAACGCAGATGGCTGGGAAATAAAATATCCCGACGGTATAGCTCCTGCAGGCGGAGCAGAAAAATTAATGGATTTTAGTAATGGAGATGGTTACAGTTCCGCTATTGGCTACAAAGGTACATTTGGAACTTCATCAGCAGATGGAGGGCTTATATACTATTCATTTCCTCTTGGTGCTGCAGTTCAGTCTGACAACGAATTGTTACTTAATAAATCATTTGAGTATTTCTACGGTGATTTGATGGCTATAGATGATTGGACAGCAATTAACCTCTCAACTTACCCGAATCCTGCAAGTGACAAACTCACAATAACAGGACTTGAGAATAAAGAAGCTTATCAGATTGAATTATTTTCAACTGTAGGCAGTTTGGTTTACAGTAAATATGTTACGATTAAATCCGGTGAACATAATATAAACACATCAGGCTTAGAAAGCGGAGTTTACATACTTCGCATAAGTAATCAAAACGGCTCGGTTTCAACGAAAATATTGAAAAACTAA
- the aspS gene encoding aspartate--tRNA ligase, with protein sequence MYRSHNCGELNISNVGEKVVLSGWVQKSRDLGAMAFIDLRDRYGITQLAFSEEKNAELMSAGQKLGREFVIQVEGIVIERASKNKKIPTGEIEIEVSDLKTLNKSEIPPFTIEDETDGGEDIRMKYRYLDIRRKPIRNNLVLRHKVSMEVRNYLSNVDFLEVETPYLIKSTPEGARDFIVPSRMNEGEFYALPQSPQTFKQLLMIGGVDKYFQIVKCFRDEDLRADRQPEFTQIDCEMSFVKQDDILGVFEGLTSHLLKKINGVDVGEFPRMDYADAMKLYGTDKPDIRFDMKFGELNEVAKNKGFKVFDDQELVVGISVPGCANYTRKQLDKLIDWVKRPQIGATGLIWAKHNEDGSFKSSVDKFFDQEALAQWSEKLNSKPGDLMLVMAGGIDKTRKALGELRLYMAESLGMRNPEEFAPLWVVDFPLLEWDEESERYHAMHHPFTSPKAEDIHLLNTEPGKVRANAYDLVMNGSEIGGGSIRIHDKSTQETMFSHLGFTEEEAKKQFGFLMDAFQYGAPPHGGIAFGLDRLVAIMGGEEVIRDFIAFPKNNSGRDVMIDSPATVSEEQLEDLNLRIEIKK encoded by the coding sequence ATGTATAGATCGCATAATTGTGGAGAATTAAATATTTCGAATGTTGGTGAGAAAGTTGTTTTAAGTGGATGGGTTCAAAAATCGAGGGACCTTGGAGCAATGGCTTTTATTGATTTACGTGACAGATATGGGATAACACAATTAGCATTTTCGGAAGAGAAAAATGCTGAACTGATGAGCGCCGGACAGAAACTGGGACGTGAGTTTGTCATCCAGGTTGAAGGAATCGTAATAGAAAGGGCTTCTAAAAACAAGAAAATACCAACAGGTGAAATAGAAATAGAAGTTAGTGATCTAAAAACATTGAATAAGTCTGAGATACCACCATTTACTATCGAAGATGAAACTGATGGAGGAGAAGATATCAGAATGAAATATCGTTATTTGGATATCAGAAGAAAACCAATCAGAAACAATCTTGTTCTTCGTCACAAGGTATCAATGGAAGTTAGAAACTACCTTTCTAATGTTGACTTCTTAGAAGTGGAAACTCCATATCTTATAAAATCAACTCCCGAGGGAGCGCGTGATTTCATTGTACCTTCGAGAATGAATGAAGGAGAGTTTTACGCCTTGCCGCAGTCGCCACAAACATTTAAGCAATTGCTAATGATTGGTGGTGTTGACAAATATTTTCAGATTGTAAAATGTTTCCGCGATGAGGATTTAAGAGCCGATCGCCAGCCGGAATTTACTCAGATCGACTGTGAGATGTCGTTTGTTAAGCAGGATGATATTCTTGGAGTGTTCGAAGGCCTTACAAGTCATTTGCTGAAAAAGATCAATGGTGTTGATGTTGGTGAATTCCCCAGAATGGATTACGCCGATGCGATGAAATTATACGGAACAGATAAGCCTGACATTCGTTTCGATATGAAGTTCGGTGAACTTAATGAAGTTGCGAAAAACAAAGGATTTAAAGTATTCGATGATCAGGAACTGGTTGTTGGTATTTCTGTTCCCGGTTGTGCAAACTATACGCGTAAACAACTTGATAAATTGATCGATTGGGTTAAGCGTCCGCAAATTGGAGCTACAGGACTAATCTGGGCAAAACACAACGAAGACGGATCTTTTAAATCGTCGGTAGACAAATTTTTCGATCAGGAAGCATTGGCTCAATGGTCGGAGAAATTAAATTCAAAACCGGGTGATTTGATGCTGGTAATGGCAGGAGGAATTGATAAAACAAGAAAGGCTCTAGGAGAACTTCGCTTGTATATGGCAGAATCTTTAGGCATGAGAAACCCTGAGGAATTTGCTCCTTTATGGGTTGTTGACTTCCCTCTTTTAGAATGGGATGAAGAATCAGAAAGATACCATGCAATGCACCACCCGTTTACATCACCAAAGGCAGAAGACATACACTTATTGAATACCGAACCGGGAAAAGTACGTGCAAATGCATATGATTTGGTAATGAACGGAAGTGAAATTGGCGGAGGTTCTATTAGAATTCACGATAAGAGCACTCAGGAAACAATGTTCTCTCATCTTGGATTTACAGAAGAAGAAGCTAAAAAACAATTTGGTTTCCTTATGGATGCTTTCCAGTATGGAGCACCTCCTCACGGCGGTATAGCATTCGGGCTTGACAGATTAGTAGCTATTATGGGTGGAGAAGAAGTTATTCGTGACTTTATTGCTTTCCCTAAAAACAACTCGGGAAGAGATGTAATGATCGATTCTCCGGCAACTGTCTCTGAAGAACAATTAGAAGACCTGAACTTAAGAATAGAAATCAAAAAATAA
- a CDS encoding chloride channel protein — MTKPTSVFGRFLVWRLKHIQNREFIYILSIIIGLATGLVAILLKNITHLIQEAIHHDSIGEYTSYFYFIIPLIGLILTYLSIKYIVRNDVSHGIPSTLYSISKRDGIIRRFQIWGSVLTSSLTVGFGGSVGLEGPTVATGAAIGSNIARTFHLGPKARVILLSAAAAGAMSAIFKVPIASIIFVVEVFSLDLTLTSLIPLLLASVSAVLTSYFLIGDAYILEFTFKDKFVLADTPWIIFLGVLAGVVSIYFTEVYQKIGNFFDGMESQWKRVFLGGLLLGVLIFIIPPLYGEGFDVINSLLAGESPEYLYHSRLESFLPVDWAIIVLLLGLMIFKIVAAALTFGAKGVGGIFVPVLFMGSVLGNVSARIINLSSLGVHVSETNFTLMGMTGIVAGVLHAPLTAVFLIAELTGGYKLFTPLIIVSAISYAMTKMFVSHSVYHHELAKKGHLITHNKDQAVLTLMQLERVIETNFTTINPDMSLGELIQDVIRHSKRNMFPVLDNSEQLVGVLYIDDIRTIMFDSKIYENTFVKTYMKQPEEIIFMDEDDMTRVMKKFSESGMWNIPVVDKEKYRGFVSRSKVLTVYRRKLIEFAG; from the coding sequence ATGACGAAGCCAACGTCAGTGTTTGGAAGGTTTTTAGTTTGGAGGCTTAAGCATATTCAAAACAGGGAATTCATTTATATTCTCAGTATCATTATAGGTTTAGCAACAGGATTAGTTGCTATTCTATTAAAAAATATCACCCATCTTATTCAGGAGGCAATTCATCATGACTCAATTGGTGAATATACCAGCTATTTTTATTTCATCATTCCATTAATTGGACTGATATTAACTTATCTGTCAATAAAGTATATTGTGCGCAATGATGTTAGCCACGGTATTCCTTCTACATTATATTCTATATCAAAACGCGATGGAATTATTAGACGATTCCAAATTTGGGGATCGGTATTAACATCTTCTTTAACTGTTGGATTTGGTGGTTCGGTAGGTCTAGAAGGACCAACGGTAGCTACGGGAGCTGCTATAGGTTCAAATATAGCCCGTACATTTCATTTAGGACCAAAAGCCAGAGTAATTTTATTAAGTGCAGCAGCAGCAGGTGCTATGTCGGCAATTTTTAAAGTACCAATTGCCTCTATCATTTTTGTTGTAGAAGTTTTTAGTTTAGACTTAACTCTTACATCACTTATTCCTCTTTTGCTGGCATCAGTTTCGGCAGTACTAACATCTTATTTTTTAATTGGCGACGCATATATACTGGAATTTACCTTCAAAGATAAATTTGTTTTAGCAGATACGCCCTGGATAATCTTCTTAGGAGTATTAGCAGGAGTAGTTTCTATATATTTTACTGAAGTTTATCAGAAAATAGGAAATTTCTTTGACGGGATGGAGAGTCAATGGAAAAGGGTCTTTTTGGGAGGACTTCTATTAGGCGTTTTGATTTTTATTATTCCTCCACTTTATGGAGAAGGGTTTGACGTAATCAATAGTTTGCTTGCAGGAGAATCGCCGGAATATCTTTATCACAGCAGATTAGAAAGCTTTTTACCGGTTGATTGGGCAATAATTGTTCTATTACTTGGACTTATGATTTTCAAAATTGTAGCTGCTGCATTAACATTCGGGGCTAAGGGAGTTGGTGGTATTTTTGTGCCGGTTTTGTTTATGGGCAGTGTTTTAGGAAACGTAAGCGCCAGAATAATAAATCTTTCGTCATTAGGGGTACATGTTTCAGAAACAAATTTCACTCTAATGGGAATGACAGGAATTGTTGCCGGAGTATTGCATGCTCCACTTACAGCTGTTTTCCTTATTGCCGAACTTACCGGAGGATACAAGCTGTTTACCCCTTTAATTATTGTTTCGGCAATATCGTATGCAATGACCAAAATGTTTGTTTCGCACTCAGTTTACCATCACGAATTGGCAAAAAAAGGCCACCTTATTACTCATAATAAAGATCAGGCTGTGCTTACTTTAATGCAACTTGAAAGAGTTATAGAAACTAATTTTACTACAATAAATCCTGATATGAGTTTAGGTGAATTAATTCAGGATGTAATTCGCCATTCGAAAAGAAATATGTTTCCCGTTCTTGATAATTCAGAACAACTAGTGGGTGTTTTATATATCGATGATATTAGAACAATTATGTTTGATAGTAAGATCTACGAAAATACCTTCGTAAAAACATATATGAAACAGCCCGAAGAAATAATTTTCATGGATGAAGATGATATGACCAGGGTAATGAAGAAATTTAGCGAAAGTGGTATGTGGAATATTCCGGTGGTTGACAAAGAGAAATACAGAGGATTTGTATCCCGATCAAAAGTATTAACTGTTTATAGACGTAAATTAATAGAATTTGCCGGATAA
- a CDS encoding ROK family protein, whose product MKKVGIGIDIGGTNTQIGFVDKEGKVFLETSMSTLVGDTFEEFLSALYDVVEKAKSDSSEKFDIIGIGIGAPNGNYYKGTIEFAPNLRWKGVIEVTKMMSEKFGVPAVLTNDANAAAIGEMIFGGAKGMKNFIIITLGTGLGSGIVVNGELVYGHDGFAGELGHVIVEKNGRLCGCGRRGCLETYASATGIKRTAFEVMADRNQETLLSKYSYDELTSFKIYEAAQNGDHIAREIFRETGKVLGEALADFIANGSPEAIFLFGGLANAGDLILEPTESSMEESLLHIFKNKVKLQLSQLDEGHAAVLGAAALAWKEFES is encoded by the coding sequence ATGAAAAAAGTTGGTATTGGAATAGATATTGGAGGAACAAATACACAGATTGGTTTTGTAGATAAGGAGGGAAAGGTGTTCTTGGAAACTTCAATGTCTACACTTGTTGGAGATACATTTGAGGAGTTTTTAAGTGCTTTGTATGATGTAGTGGAAAAAGCTAAGTCGGATTCAAGTGAGAAATTTGATATTATAGGAATTGGAATAGGCGCTCCTAACGGAAATTATTATAAAGGAACCATAGAGTTTGCCCCTAACCTTAGGTGGAAAGGTGTTATTGAGGTTACAAAAATGATGTCTGAAAAATTTGGTGTTCCTGCCGTTCTTACAAACGATGCAAATGCTGCCGCTATTGGTGAAATGATATTCGGTGGAGCCAAAGGGATGAAAAACTTCATTATTATAACGCTTGGAACAGGATTGGGAAGTGGTATTGTTGTTAATGGAGAATTAGTTTATGGTCATGACGGGTTTGCAGGAGAGCTTGGTCACGTTATAGTGGAGAAAAATGGTCGTTTATGTGGATGTGGTCGCAGAGGATGTTTGGAAACTTATGCTTCAGCAACCGGAATTAAGAGAACTGCTTTCGAAGTAATGGCCGACAGAAATCAGGAAACGTTACTTTCTAAATACTCTTATGATGAATTAACATCATTTAAAATTTATGAGGCTGCACAAAATGGAGATCATATAGCACGAGAAATATTCCGCGAAACCGGAAAGGTGTTGGGAGAGGCTTTAGCCGATTTTATAGCCAACGGAAGCCCTGAAGCAATATTCTTGTTTGGAGGTTTAGCAAATGCAGGAGATTTGATTCTTGAGCCGACAGAAAGTTCTATGGAGGAAAGTCTGCTTCACATTTTTAAAAATAAAGTGAAATTACAACTTTCCCAGCTCGATGAGGGGCACGCAGCAGTTTTGGGTGCAGCAGCTTTGGCGTGGAAAGAATTTGAATCATAA